One stretch of Williamwhitmania taraxaci DNA includes these proteins:
- the neuC gene encoding UDP-N-acetylglucosamine 2-epimerase: MVKIGVLTSSRADFGVYLPLLKAFLKDTDIDFEIIAFGTHLSNLHGYTIVEIKENGFDVKHAISCMLADDSEVAIATSAALTSMKFAEFWANHKNEYDIVLCLGDRFEMFSAVIAGVPYGVKFAHLYGGDYSKGAIDNVYRDGMTHASIMHFTSNQKCAERVLALTGSKDRIEVIGILSLDELEKTHLLTIEEFRSKWKIDLSKQTLLISFHPETVNADKNIAYARIVKTVLEELYNQYQLVITMPNADTNGSIFRKEFELLKAANPKNVFLIENFGNQSYFTCMKHSLLLLGNSSSGISEAASFNKYFINIGERQTGRVLGKNIISVPFSPELILNKTKATLELGEFKGENIYKSEGAVNHIISKLKSISI, translated from the coding sequence ATGGTGAAAATTGGAGTATTAACTAGCTCTAGGGCTGATTTCGGTGTCTATTTACCACTACTAAAAGCATTTTTAAAGGATACTGACATTGACTTTGAAATAATTGCATTTGGAACTCATCTCTCAAATTTGCATGGATATACAATCGTTGAAATTAAAGAGAATGGGTTTGATGTAAAACATGCTATTTCATGCATGCTTGCCGATGATTCAGAAGTTGCTATTGCAACTTCTGCGGCTCTTACATCAATGAAATTTGCTGAGTTTTGGGCAAATCATAAAAATGAGTATGATATTGTGCTTTGTTTAGGTGATCGATTCGAAATGTTTTCTGCAGTTATTGCTGGTGTACCTTATGGCGTAAAATTTGCTCATTTATATGGTGGAGATTATAGCAAAGGGGCTATTGATAATGTTTATCGAGATGGTATGACGCATGCGTCGATTATGCATTTTACATCTAATCAAAAGTGTGCCGAAAGGGTTTTGGCTCTGACTGGATCCAAGGACAGAATTGAAGTAATTGGCATTTTGAGTTTGGATGAATTAGAAAAAACACACCTTCTTACCATTGAAGAATTTAGAAGTAAGTGGAAGATTGACTTAAGTAAGCAAACTTTACTCATTTCATTTCATCCCGAGACTGTTAATGCTGATAAAAACATTGCTTATGCTCGGATCGTAAAAACGGTGCTAGAAGAACTATATAATCAATATCAATTAGTAATAACGATGCCAAATGCTGATACTAATGGCTCAATTTTCCGAAAGGAATTCGAATTATTGAAAGCAGCGAATCCAAAAAACGTTTTTCTAATTGAAAATTTTGGTAATCAATCCTACTTTACGTGTATGAAGCACTCTCTTCTATTGTTAGGGAATTCATCCAGTGGGATTTCAGAGGCAGCATCATTTAATAAATACTTTATTAATATAGGAGAGAGGCAAACTGGTAGAGTGTTAGGAAAGAACATAATAAGTGTTCCTTTTTCCCCAGAGCTTATTCTAAATAAAACCAAAGCGACTCTGGAATTAGGGGAATTTAAAGGGGAAAATATATACAAAAGCGAGGGAGCCGTTAATCACATTATTTCAAAACTTAAATCCATATCAATTTGA
- a CDS encoding acylneuraminate cytidylyltransferase family protein yields MKPLIVIPARGGSKGIPRKNIKLLGGKPLIQYTIEAAREVFDDSVICVSTDDIEIKDIVESLGLIVPFVRPVEFAQDTTGSYVVLLHAIDFYEMNGYRPDTIILLQPTSPFRTGKHIREALKLYRDDCKMLISVKYAKSNPYYNLFEENPDGFLVKSKAADFTRRQDCPIVYEINGAIYVINVEALKERPLAQFSQIKKYVMDEISSHDLDTLFDWDFAEYFVKK; encoded by the coding sequence ATGAAACCTCTAATTGTAATACCTGCACGTGGTGGCTCAAAAGGAATACCTCGAAAGAACATTAAACTCTTAGGTGGTAAGCCACTAATTCAGTATACAATCGAGGCTGCACGAGAAGTCTTTGATGATTCAGTGATTTGTGTTTCGACAGATGATATTGAGATTAAAGATATTGTTGAATCGCTTGGACTTATTGTTCCATTTGTTAGGCCAGTAGAATTTGCTCAAGATACGACTGGCTCTTATGTCGTATTGCTTCATGCTATCGATTTCTATGAAATGAATGGCTACAGGCCTGACACTATTATATTATTGCAACCAACCTCACCTTTTCGAACAGGAAAGCATATTCGCGAAGCACTTAAGCTTTATAGGGACGATTGCAAGATGTTGATTTCTGTTAAGTATGCAAAATCTAATCCATATTATAATTTATTCGAGGAAAATCCGGATGGGTTTTTAGTCAAATCAAAAGCTGCCGATTTTACAAGACGGCAAGATTGCCCCATTGTTTATGAAATTAATGGAGCGATCTATGTAATTAATGTTGAAGCACTTAAAGAAAGACCTTTAGCACAATTTTCTCAAATAAAAAAGTATGTTATGGATGAAATAAGTTCACATGATTTAGATACTTTGTTTGATTGGGACTTTGCTGAATACTTTGTGAAAAAATGA
- the neuB gene encoding N-acetylneuraminate synthase — MSKVIIIAEAGVNHNGDINLAYKLVDAASEAGVDYIKFQTFISELIVDKTTQKADYQKTKLREGETQFEMIKKLELSFEDFHKIKKYCDKRKIKFLTSVADFTSLEKIDEYILDYIKIASGELTNKLFLRKVALKKKPIILSTGMATLGEIEEALFTLQNEGIQRSDIIVLHCNTEYPTPMNDVNLKAMQTIADAFKIKVGYSDHTLGLEIPIAAVALGAKVIEKHFTLDKTLPGPDHSASLEPHELKAMVVAIRNVEKAISGSGRKEPSDSELKNRVVVRKSIFTSKKIFKGEVFTESNITIKRPGDGIAAVEIDLILGRTAAVELEQGRKLEFKDIQW; from the coding sequence ATGTCAAAAGTAATTATTATTGCCGAAGCTGGAGTTAATCATAATGGAGACATCAATTTAGCGTATAAACTCGTTGATGCGGCATCAGAAGCTGGTGTTGACTACATTAAATTTCAGACCTTTATATCAGAGCTTATTGTCGACAAAACAACTCAAAAAGCAGATTACCAAAAAACAAAACTAAGGGAAGGGGAAACGCAATTCGAAATGATAAAGAAGTTGGAGTTATCATTTGAAGATTTCCACAAAATAAAAAAGTACTGCGATAAGCGAAAAATTAAATTCCTTACTTCTGTTGCTGACTTCACTAGTTTGGAAAAAATTGATGAGTACATACTTGACTACATAAAAATTGCCTCAGGAGAGTTAACCAATAAACTATTTCTTAGAAAAGTTGCATTAAAGAAGAAACCAATCATTTTATCAACAGGAATGGCAACTCTGGGTGAAATTGAAGAGGCACTTTTTACTCTGCAGAACGAAGGGATACAAAGGAGTGATATTATTGTTTTGCATTGCAATACAGAATATCCAACACCTATGAACGACGTTAATTTGAAAGCAATGCAAACTATTGCAGATGCATTTAAAATTAAGGTTGGTTATTCAGATCACACTTTAGGGCTAGAGATTCCCATTGCTGCTGTTGCGCTTGGTGCTAAAGTAATTGAGAAGCACTTTACCCTTGATAAAACCTTACCTGGCCCCGACCATAGTGCTTCACTTGAACCGCACGAACTGAAAGCAATGGTAGTTGCTATTAGAAACGTTGAAAAAGCAATATCTGGCTCTGGTAGAAAAGAACCAAGTGATTCAGAACTTAAAAATAGGGTAGTTGTTCGTAAGAGTATATTCACCTCTAAAAAAATTTTTAAAGGTGAAGTTTTTACAGAATCAAATATTACGATTAAAAGACCCGGTGATGGGATAGCAGCTGTAGAGATAGATTTGATTTTGGGCAGAACAGCTGCCGTTGAATTAGAGCAAGGGAGAAAATTAGAATTCAAGGATATTCAATGGTGA
- a CDS encoding oligosaccharide flippase family protein, with product MVNPFNKIKSNSFLAAIIYRYSASLFLQLTAFVVGMVVSKLLGPEMLGYWGLFHIVTNYYVFSNLGATNGLTRELGLLIGKNERGSIKNNIGAASAVHIILPGTAGVILIGYSFFLVSPLSWIFLFAGIVGFVQLYEETLIRITNAFEKHKTLAGISVFRSLISFLIVIPLVYFFDLQGRLMAALILAIIGLLVTYKYLPVPLSISFNKTHITNLISIGFPIALTGFLSASFFLVDRLVITRFLSIEDLGFYTFAFYLVTVVINIKSNVAGILYQRQNIIFGADGVISKQRLFEVSKSSALFTTDLTGVLSGLILIVFSFFVKYFMPEYLNSITITYIIVFSQVMGSINVFNTVGKHTHYLLIMAASLAINVALCIIFVNLWGIIGVAYATFLSFIFLNIVINFFNLKYFDLSYLQNFKLILRIIGVPLYCYVIAKGIEYFLFKNLTTHIWYDIGLMVFLICGYIFFMIPLFFLLKGHLKFLNQVKLEEQ from the coding sequence ATGGTTAATCCTTTTAATAAAATCAAGAGCAACTCTTTTCTTGCTGCGATAATTTATCGTTATTCTGCCTCTTTATTTTTACAACTTACTGCTTTTGTTGTAGGAATGGTTGTGTCGAAATTACTTGGGCCAGAGATGTTGGGCTATTGGGGCTTATTTCATATTGTCACAAACTATTATGTTTTTTCTAACCTAGGTGCAACAAATGGTTTGACCAGAGAATTGGGACTTCTAATAGGGAAAAACGAACGAGGTTCAATAAAAAATAACATTGGTGCGGCTAGTGCCGTACATATTATTTTGCCTGGTACAGCTGGTGTAATCTTAATTGGATATAGTTTTTTTCTTGTTAGCCCATTGAGTTGGATTTTTCTTTTTGCGGGTATAGTCGGCTTTGTACAGTTATATGAAGAAACACTTATAAGAATCACCAATGCATTTGAAAAACATAAGACGTTGGCTGGAATTTCTGTTTTTCGTTCACTTATTTCTTTTTTAATTGTAATACCATTGGTCTATTTTTTTGATTTACAAGGCAGATTAATGGCAGCGCTAATATTAGCCATAATTGGACTCTTAGTTACTTATAAGTATTTGCCGGTGCCTCTGAGTATTAGTTTCAATAAAACCCACATCACTAATCTTATTTCTATAGGCTTTCCAATAGCATTAACTGGCTTTTTATCTGCAAGTTTTTTCTTGGTTGACAGGCTTGTCATTACAAGATTCCTTTCAATAGAAGATCTTGGCTTTTACACTTTTGCTTTTTACCTTGTAACGGTTGTTATAAATATCAAATCCAATGTAGCTGGTATCTTATATCAAAGACAAAATATTATTTTTGGGGCAGATGGGGTTATAAGCAAACAACGATTATTTGAAGTATCAAAAAGTTCTGCATTGTTTACCACCGATCTTACAGGTGTATTGTCTGGACTAATTCTTATTGTCTTTTCTTTTTTTGTAAAATACTTTATGCCTGAGTATCTCAACTCCATAACAATAACCTATATAATAGTTTTCAGTCAGGTTATGGGAAGCATTAATGTGTTTAATACAGTGGGTAAACACACACATTACCTCTTGATTATGGCTGCCTCCCTTGCCATCAATGTTGCATTATGCATTATCTTTGTAAATCTATGGGGTATTATTGGAGTGGCCTACGCTACTTTTTTATCTTTTATCTTTTTAAATATCGTGATAAATTTCTTTAACTTAAAATATTTTGATTTGTCATATTTACAAAACTTCAAACTTATTTTAAGGATAATAGGGGTACCTCTTTACTGTTATGTAATTGCAAAAGGTATAGAGTATTTTCTATTTAAGAATCTTACCACACATATATGGTATGATATTGGTCTAATGGTTTTTTTAATTTGTGGTTACATTTTTTTTATGATTCCTCTTTTTTTTCTGCTAAAAGGGCATCTTAAATTTTTAAATCAGGTAAAACTTGAAGAACAATAG
- a CDS encoding asparagine synthase-related protein, which yields MNYPTIIISTDLPVQNSDGKFSLLETVGFNIAYNKSVEGKIFIYENANILVLAHCNYGFLSLLKLKDSIFFQSELQIIESLKLLQWGFLSVCNKQDKSIVLYNDIYGLYPLYYSNNNDKISISNDFDELALMQNSLTINNNGVYDYLLFNYTLKSRTLFNEIVHLEGGSKIFKDKSGLCISVVLNVADLIKQAHPLVTIEDMCANLSDHVRDNIELSLPIQLPLTGGFDSKIILSLLLHNDHEFSAYTFGDKSSPDCVTAMSIAKEYSIKHRHISLSEEYLCDIEKNIKQFIRDYPNAPMLDTLMYYQMVRDIFPPSNIVTGKMGGELIVGPVLISELITTRVASLLTLCKNGQELISGLMINIEEVGFVDRDLFMNNINEYTQSLSCYRKGESNVENLNIALFLLKETYAKFFGPVFCVLFYKHNLINPLVDLSFVIKLLNSKFSFLKKKPFSKEPFSHFMSRRLYPLLVRNISPSVLNTPMDRGYNLKDFLHWYNFPKPFLNYFTRHFLPKKPVKKPLVSYMPSIKGLVKERLISSSVLDLNIFDKDEILRQITDMENGRTSRFQDQRLIQLLTLHYIFSRYTNKIIV from the coding sequence ATGAATTATCCCACAATAATTATTTCAACTGATTTACCTGTACAAAATAGTGATGGTAAATTTAGTTTGTTAGAAACTGTTGGCTTTAATATTGCTTACAATAAAAGTGTTGAAGGGAAAATATTTATTTATGAAAATGCCAATATCTTAGTTTTAGCGCATTGCAACTATGGTTTTTTGAGTTTACTAAAATTGAAAGATTCTATTTTTTTTCAATCTGAATTACAAATAATTGAATCTTTGAAACTATTGCAATGGGGTTTTCTTTCCGTTTGCAATAAACAAGACAAGAGTATAGTTCTTTATAATGATATATATGGTTTATACCCTTTGTATTATAGTAACAATAATGACAAAATATCCATATCGAATGATTTTGATGAGTTGGCTTTAATGCAAAACTCTTTAACTATAAATAATAATGGTGTATATGACTATTTATTATTTAACTATACCTTAAAATCACGTACACTCTTCAACGAAATAGTTCACTTAGAGGGTGGCTCAAAAATATTTAAAGATAAAAGTGGACTATGTATTTCTGTAGTTTTAAATGTGGCTGATCTGATCAAGCAAGCACATCCCCTTGTTACAATTGAAGATATGTGCGCTAATTTAAGTGATCATGTTCGTGATAATATTGAATTAAGTTTACCTATTCAACTGCCATTAACGGGTGGTTTTGATTCAAAGATCATATTGTCCCTTTTACTGCATAACGATCATGAATTTAGTGCATATACTTTTGGCGATAAAAGTAGCCCTGATTGTGTAACTGCAATGTCAATTGCCAAAGAATACAGTATTAAGCATAGGCATATTAGTTTGTCTGAAGAATACTTGTGTGATATAGAAAAAAACATAAAACAATTTATACGTGATTATCCTAATGCTCCAATGCTTGATACTCTAATGTATTACCAAATGGTACGTGATATATTTCCTCCCTCAAATATTGTAACAGGTAAGATGGGAGGAGAATTGATTGTTGGCCCAGTTTTAATTTCTGAGTTAATTACAACTCGAGTCGCATCGCTATTAACTTTATGTAAAAATGGTCAAGAGTTAATTTCTGGTTTAATGATTAATATTGAGGAGGTTGGGTTTGTAGACCGTGATCTGTTCATGAATAATATTAATGAGTATACTCAATCGCTTTCATGTTATAGGAAAGGTGAATCCAATGTTGAAAACTTGAACATTGCATTGTTCTTATTGAAGGAAACTTATGCAAAGTTTTTTGGTCCTGTTTTTTGCGTTCTTTTTTATAAGCATAATCTTATTAATCCACTAGTAGATTTAAGTTTTGTAATAAAACTATTGAATTCGAAGTTCAGTTTTTTGAAGAAGAAGCCATTCTCAAAAGAGCCGTTTTCTCATTTTATGTCAAGGAGATTGTATCCTCTTTTAGTTAGAAATATTAGCCCTTCCGTTTTAAACACGCCGATGGATCGAGGATATAATTTGAAAGATTTTCTTCATTGGTACAATTTCCCAAAGCCATTTCTGAATTATTTCACTCGCCATTTTCTACCGAAGAAACCTGTCAAAAAGCCTCTAGTGAGCTACATGCCAAGCATTAAAGGTCTGGTTAAAGAGAGACTGATTTCATCTTCTGTATTAGACTTGAATATATTTGATAAGGATGAAATCCTAAGGCAGATTACTGACATGGAAAATGGGAGAACTTCTCGATTCCAAGACCAGCGATTGATTCAACTTCTAACCCTTCATTATATTTTTAGCAGGTATACAAATAAAATAATAGTATGA
- a CDS encoding glycosyltransferase family 4 protein, with translation MSSNPRIVIVSEAFPPDYSGAGLGAQFLAKSLNNKDLLYRVITRTKSRFSDENSPFYIDEIKFYRIVYFQQLLNRVTNNRYLKLLILLLDFPFVFIKTTFFFFRNKNHVDVFFFVSTKWISLVLSFWCVLFKKKYIIETTLLGHDDPIVNTTKKYIWFKRKIKNYQFKNASAVTNISMLLANQCHKFGLPSKKVFTIPYSVNLSKFHSVEYDYKIELKKRLLKNHLSYPIILFTGVLIARKGIDIVYNTFKEILKDYPDAVLIFAGPQGAPGQELHLAEIIRDIKAEGIEKHVVFSGAVTNIEDYFNIADLFFFPSREEGFGRVFIEAMACELPVVTKEIVGITDYIFGNNENGIVVKSEHTTDFVNAIKNVLEDSDLRNTLISNARIKVNTEFSDKEVLNKYLGLFEWVLNTKLNFQD, from the coding sequence ATGAGTTCAAATCCACGTATTGTAATAGTGTCTGAAGCCTTTCCACCCGATTACTCTGGGGCTGGTTTGGGAGCACAATTTTTAGCTAAAAGCCTTAATAATAAAGATTTGCTTTATAGAGTAATTACTCGAACAAAGAGTAGGTTTTCCGATGAAAATTCTCCATTCTATATTGATGAAATCAAATTTTACCGTATTGTCTATTTTCAACAACTTTTAAATCGTGTTACAAATAATCGTTATCTTAAACTTTTGATTCTGTTACTAGATTTCCCTTTTGTTTTTATCAAAACTACTTTCTTTTTCTTTCGTAACAAAAACCATGTTGACGTATTTTTCTTCGTATCTACAAAGTGGATATCATTAGTTCTAAGTTTTTGGTGTGTCTTGTTTAAGAAAAAGTATATTATAGAAACAACACTACTAGGGCATGATGATCCAATTGTAAATACAACAAAAAAATATATTTGGTTCAAAAGAAAAATTAAGAATTATCAGTTCAAAAATGCATCTGCTGTTACTAATATATCAATGCTCCTTGCAAATCAATGTCACAAATTTGGGCTTCCATCAAAAAAGGTTTTCACTATACCTTATTCCGTAAATCTTAGTAAATTTCATTCAGTTGAATATGATTATAAAATAGAGCTTAAGAAGAGACTACTTAAGAATCACTTAAGTTATCCAATTATTTTATTTACCGGAGTGCTAATTGCGCGAAAAGGCATTGATATTGTTTATAATACATTTAAGGAAATCCTTAAGGATTATCCTGACGCGGTTCTGATTTTTGCAGGACCTCAAGGTGCTCCAGGACAGGAATTACACTTAGCTGAAATTATTAGGGATATTAAAGCCGAGGGTATTGAAAAGCATGTTGTTTTTTCCGGTGCAGTTACAAACATTGAGGACTATTTCAATATTGCTGATCTATTTTTTTTCCCTTCAAGGGAAGAGGGTTTTGGACGAGTTTTCATAGAGGCAATGGCTTGTGAACTACCCGTGGTTACAAAGGAAATAGTAGGCATAACAGATTATATCTTTGGCAACAATGAAAATGGAATAGTTGTTAAAAGCGAGCATACTACTGATTTTGTTAATGCAATAAAAAATGTATTGGAAGATTCAGATCTTAGAAACACCTTAATAAGTAATGCCCGTATAAAAGTTAATACCGAATTTTCAGATAAGGAAGTGTTAAATAAATATTTAGGGCTCTTTGAATGGGTATTGAACACAAAATTAAATTTTCAAGATTGA
- a CDS encoding acyltransferase, which produces MHSPCKILIDRSGAEVYIGSNSRIHGSCIHAYKKIVIGKNCLIAANCQIIDGNGHSLSFPDTANRVNTIGNSHAIIIEDNVWLGTNVVVLPGVTIGHGSVISANSVVHKDVPPMVVAGGNPLQIIKSFE; this is translated from the coding sequence ATGCATTCTCCGTGCAAGATTTTAATAGACAGATCCGGAGCAGAGGTTTATATTGGATCAAATTCGAGAATACATGGATCATGTATACATGCTTACAAAAAAATAGTAATTGGTAAGAATTGTTTAATTGCTGCAAACTGTCAGATAATCGACGGTAATGGTCATAGTTTATCTTTTCCGGATACAGCCAATAGAGTAAATACAATCGGCAATTCTCACGCTATTATTATTGAAGATAATGTTTGGTTAGGTACAAATGTTGTCGTATTGCCAGGGGTTACAATCGGTCACGGTAGTGTAATATCTGCAAATAGTGTTGTTCATAAAGATGTTCCACCAATGGTTGTTGCTGGAGGTAATCCGCTCCAGATAATTAAGAGTTTTGAGTAA
- a CDS encoding GNAT family N-acetyltransferase has translation MVNFEIINLSDSVKWNKYLHRLPQKLQDIYFTPEYYRLYEERGEGLAQCYVFEDGSGLALYPFLKNNVNSLGYSLDKEYFDIQGAYGYNGVICNTNNFDFIDKFNKSFQNYCRAENIITEFTRFHPIIENQRFAVNHLQILFDRETIAIDLTQSYDEIWFKEYSSKNRNMIRKAEKLGYTSKIITQPSRNEINNFISIYQRNMEMVGAEDYYYFNKEFFYNIFSLQKGFVYLFNIEDCNRQVASSTIFFYYGDFFHYHLSGRAPSADNSVNNFLLNEAVKFAKDMGAKTFHLGGGRSCAPDDSLLKFKSNFSKTYLPFYIGKRLHNHDVYDEVVRQWEARFPEKSEKYKNHVLKYRY, from the coding sequence ATGGTCAATTTTGAAATAATCAATTTATCAGATTCTGTTAAATGGAATAAATATCTTCATCGATTGCCTCAAAAACTACAAGATATTTATTTTACTCCTGAGTATTATCGGCTATATGAAGAAAGAGGAGAAGGTCTGGCGCAATGCTATGTATTTGAAGATGGTAGTGGTCTTGCTCTTTATCCTTTTTTAAAAAACAATGTCAATAGTTTAGGATATAGTTTAGATAAAGAATACTTTGACATTCAAGGGGCATATGGTTATAACGGTGTCATATGCAATACAAATAATTTTGATTTTATTGATAAGTTTAATAAATCATTTCAAAATTATTGTAGAGCAGAAAATATTATTACTGAATTTACCCGATTTCATCCTATAATTGAAAATCAAAGGTTTGCAGTTAATCATCTTCAGATACTTTTTGATAGAGAAACGATAGCTATCGATCTTACTCAAAGCTATGATGAAATATGGTTTAAAGAGTATTCCTCCAAGAATAGGAATATGATTAGAAAAGCGGAAAAACTAGGTTATACAAGCAAGATTATAACACAACCATCAAGGAATGAGATAAACAACTTTATTTCCATTTATCAGAGAAATATGGAAATGGTTGGGGCCGAAGATTACTACTATTTCAACAAAGAGTTCTTTTACAATATATTCTCTTTACAGAAAGGGTTTGTATATTTGTTTAATATTGAAGATTGCAATAGACAGGTTGCCAGTTCTACTATTTTTTTTTATTATGGTGATTTTTTTCATTATCATCTTTCGGGTAGAGCCCCAAGTGCAGATAATTCTGTAAACAACTTTCTTTTGAATGAAGCAGTTAAATTTGCAAAAGATATGGGGGCTAAAACATTCCATTTAGGTGGAGGAAGATCATGCGCACCAGATGACAGTTTGCTAAAGTTTAAAAGCAATTTTTCAAAGACATACCTGCCATTTTACATTGGGAAGAGGCTACATAACCATGATGTTTATGATGAAGTGGTAAGGCAATGGGAAGCTAGGTTTCCAGAAAAAAGTGAAAAATATAAGAATCACGTATTAAAATACAGGTATTAG
- a CDS encoding nucleotidyltransferase family protein, translating into MNTYRKHLLAKGSSIRQALERLNALAIDAIVFIVDEQNKLLGSLTDGDVRRGLLKGYTISNMVDDIVQPYPKFIRKGDHDIYKVIKFRDNNFRIIPILDENDCVVNVINFRLLKSYLPVDAVIMAGGRGERLKPLTDKTPKPLLKVGDKPILEHNLDRLSLYGIDDFWITVNYLGKQIEDYFENGQKKNIVIQYIYENEPLGTIGAVSKINNFCHDFILVANSDLLTNIDYEHFFLDFIKQDADFSVVTIPYAVDIPYAVLETNNGNVISFSEKPTYTYYSNGGIYLFKKEVLSRIPIEKHFNATDLMENLIQSGKRVISYPITGYWLDIGRPEDFNKAQRDIMAINFK; encoded by the coding sequence TTGAACACTTACAGGAAGCATTTACTTGCAAAAGGGAGCAGCATTAGGCAAGCACTTGAGCGTTTAAACGCCCTTGCTATTGATGCAATAGTTTTTATTGTCGATGAACAGAATAAACTTTTAGGTTCACTTACCGATGGCGATGTCAGAAGAGGATTACTTAAAGGCTATACTATAAGCAATATGGTTGATGATATTGTTCAACCATATCCAAAGTTTATCAGGAAAGGGGATCATGATATCTATAAGGTGATTAAGTTCAGGGATAATAATTTTCGTATTATTCCTATACTTGATGAAAATGATTGTGTTGTAAATGTCATCAATTTTAGATTATTAAAATCCTATTTACCTGTTGACGCCGTCATTATGGCTGGAGGTAGAGGCGAAAGGCTCAAACCACTTACCGATAAGACTCCAAAGCCCTTGTTGAAAGTTGGAGACAAACCAATCCTTGAACATAACCTAGATCGATTGTCTTTATATGGAATTGATGATTTCTGGATAACCGTAAACTATTTAGGCAAACAGATTGAGGATTATTTTGAGAATGGCCAGAAAAAAAATATTGTGATACAATATATTTATGAAAATGAACCATTAGGAACTATTGGGGCTGTATCCAAAATAAATAATTTTTGTCATGATTTTATCTTGGTTGCAAATTCAGACCTTTTGACTAATATTGATTACGAGCATTTTTTCTTAGATTTCATAAAACAGGATGCAGATTTTTCTGTTGTTACTATACCTTATGCTGTTGATATACCTTATGCTGTATTAGAAACAAACAATGGGAACGTGATCAGTTTTAGCGAAAAACCTACTTATACCTATTATTCCAACGGTGGAATTTATCTGTTCAAGAAAGAAGTTTTGAGCCGTATTCCAATCGAAAAACATTTTAATGCCACCGACCTGATGGAAAATCTTATTCAATCAGGTAAGCGAGTAATATCTTATCCCATAACTGGTTATTGGCTTGATATTGGGAGGCCAGAAGATTTCAATAAGGCACAAAGGGATATAATGGCAATAAATTTCAAATGA